A stretch of DNA from Vidua chalybeata isolate OUT-0048 chromosome 27, bVidCha1 merged haplotype, whole genome shotgun sequence:
CCGTGTGACAGTGCCACCGCAGTGTCCCCGCCGTGTGACAATGCCACCGCGGTGTCCCCACCGTGTgacagtgccaccctgccatgtcccctgtccccaccgtGTGACAGTGCCACCGCGGTGTCCCCGCCGTGTGACAATgccaccccggtgtccccaccGTGTgacagtgccaccctgccatgtccccctgtccccgccGTGTGACAGTGCCACCGCGGTGTCCCCACCGTGTGACAGTGCCACCGCGGTGTCCCCACGTGTGACAGTGCCACCGCAGTGTCCCCGCCGTGTGACAGTGCCACCGCGGTGTCCCCGCCGTGTGACAGTGCCACCGCGGTGTCCCCGCCGTGTgacagtgccaccctgccatgtcccctgtccccaccgtGTGACAGTGCCAccgcggtgtccccgcaggCGTTCCCGCTGCCGTCGCTGCCGCGCAGGCAGCCCACGCTGCTGGTGGCGTGCGGGCCGGCGCAGAACGGGGCCATCGGGCTGGTGTGCGCCCGCCACCTCCGCAGCTTTGTGGGTACCTCCGCCCCccgccctcctcctcctcctcgccccCGGCCTTCCTCCCGAGCCCTCCCGGCCGCAGCGCTCCCGTGTCCCCGCAGGATTACGAGCCCACCATCTTCTACCCCAAGCGCTCCCCGGACCCGCTGCACCGCGACTTCACCACGCAGTGCGAGAAGATGGACATCCCCTTCCTGTCCTACCTGCCCACCGAGGTGAGCCcgaccccccaaatccccctgcttacccccccctttccccctcccttgACATCCCCCTGCTTatccccctcctcctgcccttttcccctcccttgaAATCCCCGAAATCCCCCCGGTTAcccctctttccctttttccccctccctgccccctcaAATTCCCCCTGGTTatccctcctctccttcccttttcccctctccgaacccccaaattccccctggttttcccttttttccttctctttacaCCCTAAAATCCCCCTGCCCAGTATCACAGATTTATCCCTCTTTCCCTTCGctcttccccctctctcttttcccctccccgccccccaaaatccccctgtttacccctcttcccttcccttcccccccccccccccgaacCCCAGAACCCCCCCAAATGCCCCCGCACCCCCCGGATCTgattttctcccccttttccctccctttcccccctccccgccccgtcCCGGCGCTGCCGGGATCCCGGGGATGCCATGAAATCCAGcggctgctgcctccagccaccGGCTCTGTTATTTTTGGAATCTCCCAGCGCTGGGAACGGAGGAATTTGACCCAAAAATCGCTGTCCTGGCCGGGGCCGCGCGTCTCGGCGTGCCGGGCTCGGCTCCGCGGTGCCGCCCTCGCTGCCGCTCCgccttgggggggggggggggtgggaatttttttggcaGCAGAGCGGCGTCGCCGGGGCTTTGTCCCGGCAGAGGTGGCGCGGGGACAGCCCCGGTGTCGCTGTCGCCTCCAGGTGCAGCTCATCAACGACGCCTACAACGCCGTGGTGGACGCGGTGCTGGGAGCCGAGGCCGAGGTGGCCGAGGGGACAGAGCCGTGCGCGGCCATCCTGGCCACGCTCCGGCACGTCCGCATCCCCATCGTCAGCCTGGATGTCCCCTCAGGTGctgcccgtgtcccctcaggtgttcccgtgtcccctcaggtgttcccggtgtcccctcaggtgttcccgtgtcccctcaggtgctcccggtgtcccctcaggtgttcccgtgtcccctcaggtgcccccggtgtcccctcaggtgttcccgtgtcccctcaggtgttcccgtgtcccctcaggtgcTGCCCGTGTCCCCTCGGGTGCTCtcggtgtcccctcaggtgttccccgtgtcccctcaggt
This window harbors:
- the YJEFN3 gene encoding yjeF N-terminal domain-containing protein 3 isoform X1, which translates into the protein MSSAPCAPREPPRYLSQAEAEAMEKELLEDYRFGRQQLIEIWGHACAVAVTKAFPLPSLPRRQPTLLVACGPAQNGAIGLVCARHLRSFDYEPTIFYPKRSPDPLHRDFTTQCEKMDIPFLSYLPTEVQLINDAYNAVVDAVLGAEAEVAEGTEPCAAILATLRHVRIPIVSLDVPSGWVAGAGGSGDISPDVLVSLAAPKEVARRFQGRRHFLAGRFVPEELQRKFGISPREYPGSDCVVAL
- the YJEFN3 gene encoding yjeF N-terminal domain-containing protein 3 isoform X2: MEKELLEDYRFGRQQLIEIWGHACAVAVTKAFPLPSLPRRQPTLLVACGPAQNGAIGLVCARHLRSFDYEPTIFYPKRSPDPLHRDFTTQCEKMDIPFLSYLPTEVQLINDAYNAVVDAVLGAEAEVAEGTEPCAAILATLRHVRIPIVSLDVPSGWVAGAGGSGDISPDVLVSLAAPKEVARRFQGRRHFLAGRFVPEELQRKFGISPREYPGSDCVVAL